The following nucleotide sequence is from Mangifera indica cultivar Alphonso chromosome 1, CATAS_Mindica_2.1, whole genome shotgun sequence.
TTTCCAACGCCAAGGCTGAAGCCATTTCAATTCactgataatattatttcacATTTTCAAGTAGATGTCAACTGAAAGCTCTACCTCTACATCTTTTTGAAAGTTTAGTTTTGTTTGCCTGAAACAGATTCTTTCCATTTTAAAAGGCAATGAACAGTTTCTATTATGGTTTTAATCAGGGTTCAGTACATAAACACACAGAAGAAGCTGAGATTCATACTATGTCATACAATTTCATCTACAAGTTAATTGGGAAATGATAGGGTGCATCTTTTCCGCTTTGAGCTTACTAAGTCAACAGTGATTGAGGTCAGccaaaatacaaaatatcacTTAGAAAATTGTATATGTTCTGGTACTGCCAAGTGTGTAAGATGTGAATGAAACAGGAAATTTTCATTTGCCCAATAGTTGTACATCAGGCCACCATATTTACCTGCCagtttacaaaaaaaatcactCATCTTGTTGTATGGTTACATGAGATGGACTGAATGACTTGAAAGGAAAACAGAATAGAAAATCTTACCTCAGGGTGTCATATTATCTCTCTTAGAGCAACAAAAAGGTGAGAGTTGAATTCAGGCTCTAGTTATCACAAATTTTGAAGATCACTACGCAGTTTTCCAAGCAGAAAGGGCATAGATGATCCTTCCTTTCCATCCCTGCAAAAGCCACCGACTGTCTTCGTCAATTACAAAATCTTTATGGTAGTTGGACCTCACTCTTTGAGTTGCCACCTTCACTATCTGCCGGTCAAAAGGAATCTGAACAAACCCAGCCCTAAGGTTTCGGACTTGCCACTGCTTGTAAGTCTCTGGCCTTTCAACTCTCTCCCAGCCTTCACATGCTATAACATTCAAGGCCTCCCGGCCAAAGATCTCTTTCTCGATCAGCATCCTCTCACGATCTTCGCGGGGTACAATAGTTTCAAGCATATCGAACATTGCAGAGAAATGAAACAGAGCCTCTCGGAACCGGGTTACAAAGAAAGGTGCATTGTAGGCCCCGTTGACAATCCCGTGGATGAAAACATCCGGATTAATCTTCCTTATCAAATTGAGAAATATATTTCTTGCACTATCCACTGAAACAGTTTCATCAAGCAAGTTTTTACCTCGATACAAGCAATTAACAACCAGGAATTCGTCCCTGTCAATTTTCAGATCCTCAAGTTGAACGCAATCCCATCTTTTTGCTATAGCATGATACTCAAAAGGCACTTTGAACTCCTTAGCATAATCCGCTAAGCGACGTCCTGTTTCCTCAACTCCCTCTGCCGGCCGAAAACCAGGTTGGGGAAATTCTATTCCAGTAATCCGAAGCTTTGGAGGACCACCAGATCTTGTAGAAATCCGCTGCAAAAAGGTGGGCCACTGAAAACCATAAAGGATACCAAAGTCTATGATATGAAGTCTCGTTGAGTTTTCTGCTAAGTTCCTTATTGTCTTGTTTGCAGTAAAATTAGAGATCTTTCTGAAAGGGCAGCAAGCAAGATACAGGTAATAAGCTTTCAATATATCAGCAGCTGATATTCTCTTACTAACAAGGCCTTTGTAAATCTGGCTACCAGTGCCTGCCAAGCGTGCCTCAAGGCCATCTGCAAAGCAATGAGCCAATCTCTGATTTCCATCCCCAAAAGGAGAAGAATGCTGTCTTATCTGCTTCAGCAATTCATTTGCGTTCCTTCGATCGTCAGCAGCAACAGCTTGCACACAAAGAATTAGGAGAGTTCTCAAATCCACCACTTCattttttccactctgtttcttaCCACGACCCTTTCCACCATTAGATCCTTTTGATTGTCCATTTTGCTGCACATTTTTGTTTGATGCATTCTTAAAGGCTTCACGACGAGCTGCCATTGGGTGAGGTTTTCCACAAGCACAAAGCAACACCATATCAAACATCTCTGTTCGCAACGGGGATTCTAGATAAACTGCTGCCAGCTTGCTGCTCCTCTCTTCTTCTAAATTTGCATAGTCTCTACAAAGATTCTTCTTTCCCCTTGAGCCATTGGGTGAGCAATCTTCCCCATCATTTTTCTCCGCCTTTACTGCCACTTCACTAGAGCCGCCCTTTGGCTGCTGAGATAGCATTTGATTAAcgtcaaaattaacaaataactCATTTTCATTCGGTAGAAATTTACTAGCCTCCTCAACACCTCTCCTGAATTGCCATATGGATTGGCTCTCATTATTCCAATCAGGGATCTGAAGGATACTGCTTGGAGAGTCCACCAGTCCATCCACACTTGTGATTACACTATTTGAAGAACTATAAGATGACCGAGATATGCTAGAAAGTAGATGAGTTTGTAATTCAGGCACAAAATATTCACCTGGATTCTGAATCCAAGTACTATCAACAAGGTAATTATTCACATCACTACCACGATTAATACAATTATGGGAATTTCTAAAGGCATAACTATCCTGAATCTCCTCGTTCCGCtcaatataagaaaattttcgcTCAGGGGAAGGAGGGTACTTTTTGCCAAGAACATCATAGAATGATTTCTCAGCAGCTTCAAGATCCAAAGACCCTTGTAGCATGTAAGTCTTATCCTCCATATCTTCCTCCATAAGCATCTGATTTATGTACCTCAAGACTGCATCTGAAAAATCACAGTCTTCCGGGGAGTCTTCCTCATGATTTACACTTGAAATCGAGGCACCATTATTCGATGAGGGATCAGGTTGACAGTACTGATAATCCCTAAAATTGTGATCTGCAAAGATACTATTGCCAAAATTTCCACCAACGAAATTCTGATTCGGAAAT
It contains:
- the LOC123195784 gene encoding scarecrow-like protein 9 encodes the protein MIMDPRSRVFSGSVNGIQLSNQPLPVFPNQNFVGGNFGNSIFADHNFRDYQYCQPDPSSNNGASISSVNHEEDSPEDCDFSDAVLRYINQMLMEEDMEDKTYMLQGSLDLEAAEKSFYDVLGKKYPPSPERKFSYIERNEEIQDSYAFRNSHNCINRGSDVNNYLVDSTWIQNPGEYFVPELQTHLLSSISRSSYSSSNSVITSVDGLVDSPSSILQIPDWNNESQSIWQFRRGVEEASKFLPNENELFVNFDVNQMLSQQPKGGSSEVAVKAEKNDGEDCSPNGSRGKKNLCRDYANLEEERSSKLAAVYLESPLRTEMFDMVLLCACGKPHPMAARREAFKNASNKNVQQNGQSKGSNGGKGRGKKQSGKNEVVDLRTLLILCVQAVAADDRRNANELLKQIRQHSSPFGDGNQRLAHCFADGLEARLAGTGSQIYKGLVSKRISAADILKAYYLYLACCPFRKISNFTANKTIRNLAENSTRLHIIDFGILYGFQWPTFLQRISTRSGGPPKLRITGIEFPQPGFRPAEGVEETGRRLADYAKEFKVPFEYHAIAKRWDCVQLEDLKIDRDEFLVVNCLYRGKNLLDETVSVDSARNIFLNLIRKINPDVFIHGIVNGAYNAPFFVTRFREALFHFSAMFDMLETIVPREDRERMLIEKEIFGREALNVIACEGWERVERPETYKQWQVRNLRAGFVQIPFDRQIVKVATQRVRSNYHKDFVIDEDSRWLLQGWKGRIIYALSAWKTA